One segment of Solanum stenotomum isolate F172 chromosome 1, ASM1918654v1, whole genome shotgun sequence DNA contains the following:
- the LOC125856855 gene encoding putative B3 domain-containing protein At5g66980: MEKRKRGRPTKNIKPLISEEKGKHAVAGTSSPVSRRRPEFFKLFLSDRSSQQLVLPKDFSRKYGENMKERSKIKDLCGNVWDVCVEKSEDGVVIFIGKGWEDFIKYQSLKNGYFLIFIYDDEGDSSFTVKVFTTNGCKKSVPMTIQKNQGRDHVIYKY, from the exons ATGGAGAAACGGAAAAGAGGAAGACCCACGAAGAATATTAAGCCTTTGATTtctgaagaaaaaggaaaacacgCCGTCGCCGGAACTTCCTCACCGGTCAGCCGGCGGCGGCCGGAGTTCTTCAAGCTCTTCCTTTCTGATCGGAGCTCTCAACAACTT GTTTTGCCTAAGGACTTTAGTAGAAAATATGGGGAGAATATGAAAGAAAGAAGCAAAATTAAGGACTTGTGTGGGAATGTTTGGGATGTATGTGTTGAAAAGAGTGAAGATGGAGTTGTTATTTTCATTGGAAAAGGATGGGAAGATTTCATAAAATATCAGTCTCTGAAGAATGGGTATTTCTTGATATTCATATATGATGATGAAGGGGACTCTTCATTTACTGTCAAAGTATTCACTACAAATGGCTGCAAGAAATCAGTGCCTATGACTATACAAAAAAATCAAGGAAGAGACCATGTCATATACAAGTATTAG
- the LOC125867798 gene encoding SUN domain-containing protein 1-like gives MSASTVSISANPATASTRRRAVEKKQPTALDLADSNLATATAAAAAADPISTPNVSYRSDSRDAIQVVKKTLPHTNVPTSSTRRPSGSASTVKKHTKTPKPRWLTVVSVVTKNLLLVIVLIGLVQMVRRLVANSYQTSDSDGLAVISGDFDGKFAEMESFVKKTTKMMQVQIDVIDQKLDSGIRNVRDELSVKMDDKVEELQLKLKEVSGTSENLEKLMGEFREKNWVSRDEVENMLEEYRKMKGSSEIDDKSLDEFRVYAREMVEKEIEKHAADGLGRVDYALASGGARVVKHSEPFITKSGSGDVFSWLTNRNAVSNNADKILTPSFGEPGQCFPLKGDSGFVQIRLRAAIIPEAVTLEHVAKSVAYDRSSAPKNGRISGWLHKEKGTDLAADSEKMFLLTEFIYDLDKSNAQTFDVLESAGSNVVNTIRFDFTSNHGQPHTCIYRLRVHGREPNSLVMQS, from the exons ATGTCAGCGTCTACAGTCTCTATCTCGGCTAATCCAGCCACGGCTTCAACCCGTCGCCGAGCCGTAGAGAAGAAGCAACCCACCGCCCTAGATTTAGCCGACTCCAACTTAGCCACCGCCACAGCAGCAGCAGCGGCAGCCGATCCAATCTCCACCCCCAATGTTTCCTACAGAAGCGATAGCCGAGATGCGATTCAAGTGGTGAAGAAAACATTGCCCCATACCAATGTTCCAACATCCTCTACACGTCGCCCTAGCGGTTCGGCATCAACAGTGAAGAAGCACACCAAGACGCCTAAGCCGAGGTGGTTGACTGTGGTTAGTGTTGTAACTAAGAATTTATTGTTGGTGATTGTGTTAATTGGTTTAGTTCAGATGGTTCGTAGACTTGTTGCGAATTCCTATCAAACGAGCGACTCTGATGGTCTCGCTGTAATTTCTGGGGATTTCGACGGGAAATTCGCTGAAATGGAGTCGTTTGTTAAGAAAACTACGAAAATGATGCAAGTACAAATTGATGTGATTGATCAAAAACTGGATTCGGGGATTAGGAATGTGAGAGATGAATTGAGTGTGAAGATGGATGATAAAGTGGAGGAATTGCAGTTGAAGTTGAAGGAAGTGAGTGGAACAAGTGAAAATCTGGAGAAGTTGATGGGTgaatttagagaaaaaaattgggtgtcCAGGGATGAGGTAGAAAATATGTTGGAGGAATACAGGAAGATGAAAGGTAGCAGTGAAATTGATGATAAGAGTTTGGATGAATTTCGGGTATATGCAAGGGAGATGGTGGAGAAAGAGATAGAGAAACATGCTGCAGATGGATTAGGGAGGGTGGATTATGCATTGGCCTCGGGAGGGGCTCGTGTTGTGAAGCACTCAGAGCCATTTATTACGAAATCTGGTAGTGGTGATGTTTTTAGTTGGTTAACTAACCGGAATGCGGTTAGTAACAATGCTGACAAGATACTTACACCCAGCTTTGGAGAACCTGGCCAGTGTTTTCCCCTTAAAGGGGATAGCGGGTTTGTCCAGATTCGGCTTCGAGCAGCTATTATACCTGAAGCTGTCACCTTGGAACATGTTGCAAAG AGTGTTGCTTACGATAGGTCCAGTGCTCCAAAGAACGGCAGGATATCAGGGTGGCTCCACAAGGAAAAGGGGACTGACCTAGCAGCTGATAGTGAGAAAATGTTTCTTTTGACGGAGTTCATTTATGATCTGGACAAGAGCAATGCACAGACTTTCGATGTTTTGGAGTCTGCAGGCTCTAATGTTGTCAACACAATCAGGTTTGATTTCACATCAAACCATGGGCAGCCACACACATGCATATATAGATTGAGGGTACATGGCCGTGAACCAAACTCCTTGGTAATGCAGTCTTGA